The sequence below is a genomic window from Streptomyces sp. NBC_00582.
CTGCTCGGCGCCGGGCTCACGCACGCGCGCATGGGCCGACCCGACTTCGCCGCCCTGATCCCGGCGCTCGCCGCCGCCGCGCGCGCCGCGGGCCCGCCGCAGATCCGCAACGCGGGCACCCTGGGCGGCAACATCGCGACCGCGGCCCCCACCGGTGACGCGCTGCCCGTGCTGGCCGCGCTGGAGGCGACCCTGATCATCGCGGGCCCGGGCGGAGCCCGCCGGGAGATCCCGGTGTCGCATCTGCTGGCCGGCGTGGACATGCTGCGCGGCGGTGAACTGATCGGCTACGTGCGCGTGCCGCTGCTGCACGCCCCGCAGGTCTTCCTGAAGGCGACCGGCCGCACCGGCCCGGGCCGCGCCGCCGCCTCGGTCGCCGTGGTCCTCGACCCCGCCCGGCGCGGCGTCCGGTGCGCCGTCGGCGCCATAGCGCCGATGCCGCTGCGGCCCCTCGACGCCGAGCAGTGGGTCGCCCGGCTCATCGACTGGGACAACAGCCGCACGATCGTCCTCGAGGCGCTGCACGCGTTCGGCGAGTACGTCGCCGCCGCCTGCATCCCGGACCCGACCCCGGGCGTGGACGGTTCCGTGCAGGAGCTTCCGCCCGCCGTACTGCACCTGCGGCGCACCGTCGCCGCGCTGGCCCGACGAGCACTGGGGAGGGCGCTGTCGTGACCGACGACCAGCACGGAGAGGGCCGGCCGCCCCAGGGCGGCGGCCGCTGGGACCCGCTGCCCCAGGGGGACTACGACGACGGCGCCACCGCCTTCGTCAAGCTCCCCGAGGGCGGCATCGACGCGCTGCTGGCCGCCGACAGCCCGCTCGCCGCGCCCGGTCACGGGTACGTGCCGCCGCAGATAACGGCCGCGCCCCCCGCGACGGACGGCACCTGGGCGGCCCCGGCCGGCGGCACCGAGTGGCCCGCTCCGCAGCTCCCCCCGGAGACCTCCGGCGGCGACCGGTTCACGTACAACCCGGGCTCGACCGGCCAGTGGAGCTTCACCGACACCTCGGCCGACCCGGCGGGACCGGCCGCGCCCGCCCCGGGCCACGACGTGACCGGCCAGTGGTCGATCCCGGTGGCCGGCGGCGACCTGCCCGACGAGTCCGGCGAGTTCACCACGTCCGCCCTGGTCGAGCAGTGGGGCGGCACCCCGCCGGCCACCCTGCCGGGCGGCGCCGCCGCGCCCTGGGCGACCGGTTCCACCAACGGCGCGGGCCAGAACTGGGCCCAGCAGGCGCAGCAGCCCGGCGTGGCCGAGGCCGGGCACACCGGCGTCCAGGAGACCGGCCGTCCGGCTCCGGACACCAGCGGGTTCGGACACCCGGCGGAGCGGGGCGCGCCGCACGAGACGGGGCACGACACGGCGTACGGGCTGTCGAACGACACGGCGCACGACGCCGGCCACACGCCCGCGTACGGCACCTCCCACACGCCCGGGCACGAGGTCGGACACCCGCCGACACACCGCCCGGACCACACCCCGGCGCCGCACGGCACCGACCACACCCCCGCCCCGCACGGCGACCACACCCCCGCGCACGGCACGGACCACACGCCCCCGCACGGCGTGGACCCCACCTCGGCGCATGGCGTGGACCACGCCCCCGCGCACGGTGTCGACCACGCGCCCGCGGACTCCGCGCCGCCCGCCCGCCCCGCCGCCGAGCCCTGGCCCGGCGGCGACCCGGCCGACGCGGGCCCGGCCGCCCCCGCCGAGGAGGCCGTGGAGGCCCTGGAGGACGCCTCGGAGGCCGAAGGGGCCGACGGGGCACCCGGAGGCACCCGGGACGCCCACGAGCCCGCAGACGGCGCCCAGGGCCCCGCCGAGGCCGCCGCCGGACACGACGCCCCGTCCGACCGGGAGGCCGGACGACCCGGTTCCACCGACCCGGCCGGACACGCGCGCGGGGAGACCGACGACGAGGCCTCCGAAGACGACGTCCCGCCGCCCCCGGCGGAGGAACACCCCCTCGCCTCCTACGTCCTGCGCGTCAACGGCTCCGACCGGCCCGTCACCGACGCCTGGATCGGCGAGTCGCTGCTCTACGTCCTGCGCGAGCGCCTCGGCCTCGCGGGCGCCAAGGACGGCTGCTCGCAGGGCGAGTGCGGGGCCTGCAACGTCCAGGTCGACGGACGGCTCGTCGCCTCCTGCCTGGTCCCGGCCGTCACCACCGCCGGCAGCGAGGTCCGCACCGTCGAGGGCCTCGCCGTCGACGGACAGCCCTCGGACGTGCAGCGGGCGCTCGCCCGGTGCGGGGCCGTGCAGTGCGGTTTCTGCGTGCCGGGCATGGCGATGACCGTGCACGACCTGCTGGAGGGCAACCCCGCGCCCACCGAGCTGGAGGCCCGCCAGGCCCTGTGCGGCAACCTCTGCCGCTGCTCCGGCTACAAGGGCGTCCTGCGCGCCGTGAAGGACGTCGTCGCCGAACGCGAGGCCCGGACCGAGGCCGAGTCGGACGGCGACGAGGCACGTATCCCGCACCAGGCGGGCCCGGGCGCCGGCGGCGTCCACCCGTCCGCGTTCGAGAACCCGGCACAGCCCCACCCGCACGACCCGGTGTACGGACAGGGCCAGGACGGAGGCCAGACGTGACCAACGAAGCAGCCACCGCGACGACCACCGCGGAGGCCGCCCCGGCCCCCGAGCCCCTGCCGCACGGCCTCGGCGCGTCCCTGCAACCCGCCGACGCGCGTGCCAAGACGGAGGGCACCTTCCCCTACGCGGCCGACCTGTGGGCCGAGGGCCTGCTCTGGGCGGCCGTGCTGCGCTCCCCGCACCCGCACGCGCGCATCGTGTCGATCGACACCTCCCA
It includes:
- a CDS encoding FAD binding domain-containing protein, with the protein product MSTHAPQAAQAVTLPTTLDEAVAALAAMPAAVPVAGGTDLMAAVNSGQLRPAGLVGLGRISEIRGWQYQDGHALLGAGLTHARMGRPDFAALIPALAAAARAAGPPQIRNAGTLGGNIATAAPTGDALPVLAALEATLIIAGPGGARREIPVSHLLAGVDMLRGGELIGYVRVPLLHAPQVFLKATGRTGPGRAAASVAVVLDPARRGVRCAVGAIAPMPLRPLDAEQWVARLIDWDNSRTIVLEALHAFGEYVAAACIPDPTPGVDGSVQELPPAVLHLRRTVAALARRALGRALS
- a CDS encoding 2Fe-2S iron-sulfur cluster-binding protein — protein: MTDDQHGEGRPPQGGGRWDPLPQGDYDDGATAFVKLPEGGIDALLAADSPLAAPGHGYVPPQITAAPPATDGTWAAPAGGTEWPAPQLPPETSGGDRFTYNPGSTGQWSFTDTSADPAGPAAPAPGHDVTGQWSIPVAGGDLPDESGEFTTSALVEQWGGTPPATLPGGAAAPWATGSTNGAGQNWAQQAQQPGVAEAGHTGVQETGRPAPDTSGFGHPAERGAPHETGHDTAYGLSNDTAHDAGHTPAYGTSHTPGHEVGHPPTHRPDHTPAPHGTDHTPAPHGDHTPAHGTDHTPPHGVDPTSAHGVDHAPAHGVDHAPADSAPPARPAAEPWPGGDPADAGPAAPAEEAVEALEDASEAEGADGAPGGTRDAHEPADGAQGPAEAAAGHDAPSDREAGRPGSTDPAGHARGETDDEASEDDVPPPPAEEHPLASYVLRVNGSDRPVTDAWIGESLLYVLRERLGLAGAKDGCSQGECGACNVQVDGRLVASCLVPAVTTAGSEVRTVEGLAVDGQPSDVQRALARCGAVQCGFCVPGMAMTVHDLLEGNPAPTELEARQALCGNLCRCSGYKGVLRAVKDVVAEREARTEAESDGDEARIPHQAGPGAGGVHPSAFENPAQPHPHDPVYGQGQDGGQT